One Eurosta solidaginis isolate ZX-2024a chromosome 5, ASM4086904v1, whole genome shotgun sequence DNA segment encodes these proteins:
- the LOC137254050 gene encoding uncharacterized protein, translating into MAKRYMSSDFQRNSSIKRILVCAIILNFILAIGIPATTVTFDDDCSNVECPPEPSFCPADSVERKSDAVFDVLYSPDEFVQPQDFFDDVGGLAEGDDEQNEEVPFQPSMLTTAASTKTPTASTTTANEPTNRLLYNLVDSSADSHREAENKRMKREQNFAEKVYEDADEQESMLSNCCSRIPEEQLQLRRRRRIRRHSILEDCECKPCGAVPVCPSNEVIIQLQEAAGTPGNCCPSWACAPRRACDDIDAQPYWRDACTRCSCYGTKGPELCHNECPTLEEQETQLICFSADTLKPMEHGSDWYENDYCTNCHCENGMRECVENLCKPATCKRPIKVIGQCCPQCPENEDENVLVSRENSTHSNANGASSTERVPRMKMAGTTAPTLLESTTTESTSRKSAKVSSTELTSELATAINSTASAILGSSATASSGTKSPQVSSTELTSEPTTPINIASSTLLATSTAEITSTSTVPSTDLINKVSMESTTDESNQSTSTETTKEFVSFSTTTSELFSSSTELTSTAKFIDDISSEDYFGLSEYSSTKIGTTTTDKLAEEVSESSSQSSQTVTSSPQSSSQPEPTETLTNATQTYEHDSTSTTASASPESSMYSSSESSTEESTSSTESFIDGSAFSSSSTDDTTETVSTADIKTTSSTVTPLAPTPVTGNFTAYTTSTSSQGNATTPAAQTDFSTSSTPVSSTTISTTSLITEYASTTQTHAPSTSSPYTSSVNPSTSTTSSPFTTTTPAPPTTTVTYWYTFSTSAPSPPMPQPTVYQPSVRQFFTRPEVRYIGAVIFVALLAICALAVWKFCMTSHTNTRRKIKNRYRTVPSSEATSLSHSPTTSHSSMA; encoded by the coding sequence ttacCTTCGATGATGATTGCAGTAATGTGGAATGTCCCCCAGAACCAAGCTTTTGTCCAGCAGATAGCGTCGAACGTAAATCAGATGCAGTTTTTGATGTGCTTTATAGTCCTGATGAGTTTGTGCAACCACAAGACTTTTTCGATGATGTCGGAGGCCTCGCTGAAGGGGATGATGAACAAAATGAAGAAGTTCCTTTCCAACCGAGCATGCTGACAACCGCAGCTAGTACGAAAACGCCCACAGcctcaacaacaacagcaaatgagCCAACAAATCGATTGCTTTACAATTTAGTGGATAGTTCTGCAGATTCTCATAGAGAGGCAGAAAACAAGCGCATGAAACGTGAGCAGAATTTCGCCGAAAAAGTTTACGAAGATGCAGACGAGCAAGAAAGTATGTTAAGTAATTGCTGTAGCAGAATACCGGAGGAGCAATTACAgctacgacgacgacgacgaatACGACGTCATTCTATATTAGAAGATTGCGAATGCAAACCTTGCGGAGCAGTGCCAGTATGTCCCAGCAATGAAGTAATTATTCAACTTCAGGAAGCAGCTGGTACACCAGGCAATTGCTGTCCGAGTTGGGCTTGTGCACCAAGGCGGGCATGTGATGATATTGATGCTCAGCCGTATTGGCGTGACGCGTGCACACGCTGTAGCTGTTATGGTACCAAAGGACCAGAGCTTTGTCACAATGAATGTCCCACACTGGAAGAGCAAGAAACTCAACTTATTTGTTTCAGCGCAGACACCCTAAAGCCAATGGAGCATGGTAGCGATTGGTACGAAAATGATTATTGTACAAATTGTCATTGCGAAAATGGTATGCGCGAGTGCGTGGAGAATTTGTGTAAGCCTGCAACTTGTAAAAGGCCGATTAAAGTTATCGGCCAGTGCTGTCCACAATGTCCGGAGAACGAAGATGAAAATGTATTGGTTTCTCGTGAGAACTCGACACACTCCAATGCGAATGGAGCGAGTTCAACTGAGCGGGTACCACGTATGAAGATGGCTGGCACAACTGCACCCACTCTACTTGAAAGCACCACAACAGAAAGCACGAGTAGAAAGTCCGCCAAAGTGTCTTCTACTGAGTTAACAAGTGAACTTGCGACAGCGATTAACTCAACTGCATCCGCGATACTAGGGAGCTCCGCGACAGCAAGTTCTGGTACGAAATCCCCCCAAGTTTCTTCTACTGAGTTAACAAGTGAACCTACGACACCGATTAACATAGCTTCATCCACATTACTTGCGACTTCTACAGCGGAAATCACGAGTACTTCAACAGTGCCTTCTACTGATTTAATAAATAAAGTCTCTATGGAATCAACCACAGATGAATCAAACCAGTCAACCAGCACTGAAACGACAAAAGAGTTCGTTAGCTTTTCAACTACAACTTCCGAACTATTTTCTAGTAGCACAGAGCTTACGAGCACTGCCAAATTTATTGATGACATCAGTTCTGAGGACTACTTTGGCCTTTCAGAATACAGCTCAACCAAAATTGGCACTACAACTACCGATAAGCTAGCAGAAGAGGTTAGCGAAAGCTCCTCACAGTCTTCACAAACAGTGACATCATCACCACAAAGTTCTAGTCAACCGGAACCCACGGAAACACTGACAAATGCAACACAAACATATGAACACGACTCCACATCTACAACTGCAAGCGCGAGCCCAGAAAGCAGTATGTACTCGTCTTCTGAGAGCTCCACAGAGGAGTCAACTTCTAGTACAGAGAGTTTCATAGATGGTAGTGCATTCTCAAGTAGTTCCACAGATGATACCACAGAAACGGTGAGCACTGCAGATATCAAAACTACATCCTCAACTGTGACTCCACTAGCACCCACGCCAGTCACTGGCAATTTTACAGCATATACAACTTCCACAAGCTCCCAAGGAAATGCCACTACACCTGCGGCTCAAACAGATTTCAGCACAAGCTCCACGCCAGTCTCGTCAACAACCATCTCCACCACATCTCTTATAACGGAATATGCAAGTACCACACAAACTCACGCTCCCTCAACGAGCTCGCCATATACCAGCTCTGTTAACCCGTCAACATCCACCACAAGTTCGCCATTCACCACAACCACACCAGCGCCGCCGACTACAACAGTTACCTATTGGTACACCTTCTCAACATCAGCGCCATCACCACCCATGCCACAACCCACCGTCTATCAACCAAGTGTACGCCAATTTTTTACACGACCTGAAGTGCGTTATATAGGCGCTGTTATTTTTGTTGCTCTCCTAGCTATTTGCGCTTTGGCGGTGTGGAAATTTTGTATGACTTCTCACACAAACACAAGACGGAAAATAAAAAATCGCTACAGAACAGTGCCCAGCTCAGAGGCGACCAGTTTGAGTCATAGTCCAACGACATCACATTCTTCTATGGCATAG